The Deltaproteobacteria bacterium genomic sequence TATCAAAAACTGGTCGCTAACGATCTCTCAATTAGCTATTTTCTTTGAAGGAAGGCTGGATAAAGAATTAATGCTTTGATATGATGAATAATTCCATTAACCCTGACACAGATTATTGAACACTACCCAAAAGTTAAATGAACGCTAAACAACTGCTAAAAAATTAATCGCTAATGTGCTATCAAGTTTTTGCACGGATCAGCGAAATCGTTCCAACCAATCCCAATTAGATGTGAATTAGGTAATTCTAGGGACATATTACTTAATTAAGTTGAGTCATTAGATAATAAAAATAATGTTGAAATTATATTTAATAGTATTGCTTTTTCTCTTATCTGGATGCGCTCCTATACCTCACTTTGAAAGAATAAGTCCTGAGGTTGAGGGTATTGTTCTAAATAAGAATACTCCCGTTCCAAATGCATTAGTGAGTGTTATTAATGAAGATAACATAAAAAAAACCATGACGGATAAAGACGGCAAGTTTCATATTGACGAAGCTTATAAATTTCACTTTTTCAAAGTATTTGGAGATACAGGGTATAAGTGGGAGTTAGTCATAGAACACAATGGTAAAACATATCTAGGAATGGAAGAATTAATACTTGGTCCAGCTAGAGACTATGTTAGTACAGAGTGCCAAATAGATACAGAAGAAATGCTTAAAAAAAGAAATCGTCTTAAATATATACCTGATTATTATGGAATTTGTTATTAACCATCTCAATACCAAAACTCCATGAAAATCTATTTCTCCCACGGAAAAGAAAGCGGCCCCTGGGGCAGCAAAATTAAAAGGCTGGCAGATATAGCCCAAGTTGCGGGCTATCAGGTTGACAGCATCGATTACACAGACACCTTTGATCCCGATGTTCGTGCTGAGCGTCTGGTAAATATTTTAAAGGATGAAAAAGAGCATTTCCTGCTCGTCGGCTCCAGCATGGGAGGCTATGTTTCGGTGGTGGCTGCTGAACAGGTGGAGGCGGAAGGAATCTTTTTGCTGGCGCCTGCCTTGTATATTCCCGGATATAAGGTGCAGGATTATCATCCCAAGTGCGGTCATATTGAAATTGTCCATGGCTGGTCTGATGAGGTTATTCCACCGGAGAATTCAATCCGGTTTGCCAAAGCGCATGATTGTTCACTGCATTTGATTAGCGGTGATCATCGTCTCATTTCATCAATAGAAACTGTTGAGAAAGTATTCAGGCACTTTCTTGCTTCGGTGAAGAATTAAATAAGCACAATTTATTCCTTACAAAGTTGAGGTAATCATAAAATAAAAAGTGTGCTATTATTTTACCTGGAATTGACTTATATGTTATTCGAGGAACGTTAAATGAATCAAAAAACACTCTGGTATCTAAATACAAACAGGCTTTTAAAAGACCTCCCTGAAGAGGATATAAATGAGCTTGTCCCCCTGCTTAAGGAATCGAAAGTAGACAAGAGAGAGTGCGTTTACAATATGGGTGACGCTTCCGATACGCTTTATATCCTCAAGGAAGGGCGCATTAAAATAAGCCGCTTTTCGGAAGATGGCAGGGAGCTTACAATAGATATACTCGATCCGGGAGATGTCTTCGGCGAGCTTAGTCTTGCGGGAGAGTTAGAACGCGAAACCAGTGCAGAAGCATTGGAGGATTCTTTTATATGCTCAATAAAAAGGGATCATTTTGAAAGTTTTCTCAGTAAGAGGCCCGGGCTTTCTCTTAATATTACCAGGATGATCGGCGGACGAATGAGAAAGATTGAAAACCGTCTTGAAAATCTCATCTTCCAGGATGTGCAAAAAAGGCTTCTTTTCGCCCTCAGTGACCTTGGCGAAAAGTATGGAACACCTGTTGACGAGGGAACCATGATAAGTGTCAGGTTATCTCATCAGGAGATTGCAAACCTTATCGGTGCAGCAAGAGAGACAGTTACTGCTGAACTGAA encodes the following:
- a CDS encoding Crp/Fnr family transcriptional regulator; translation: MNQKTLWYLNTNRLLKDLPEEDINELVPLLKESKVDKRECVYNMGDASDTLYILKEGRIKISRFSEDGRELTIDILDPGDVFGELSLAGELERETSAEALEDSFICSIKRDHFESFLSKRPGLSLNITRMIGGRMRKIENRLENLIFQDVQKRLLFALSDLGEKYGTPVDEGTMISVRLSHQEIANLIGAARETVTAELNSLKKSGRIIASGRDIILPS
- a CDS encoding alpha/beta hydrolase produces the protein MKIYFSHGKESGPWGSKIKRLADIAQVAGYQVDSIDYTDTFDPDVRAERLVNILKDEKEHFLLVGSSMGGYVSVVAAEQVEAEGIFLLAPALYIPGYKVQDYHPKCGHIEIVHGWSDEVIPPENSIRFAKAHDCSLHLISGDHRLISSIETVEKVFRHFLASVKN
- a CDS encoding carboxypeptidase-like regulatory domain-containing protein, coding for MLKLYLIVLLFLLSGCAPIPHFERISPEVEGIVLNKNTPVPNALVSVINEDNIKKTMTDKDGKFHIDEAYKFHFFKVFGDTGYKWELVIEHNGKTYLGMEELILGPARDYVSTECQIDTEEMLKKRNRLKYIPDYYGICY